A single window of Acidimicrobiales bacterium DNA harbors:
- a CDS encoding DivIVA domain-containing protein, with amino-acid sequence MDIEVSARTLREVEFREKLRGYNQDDVDEFLERAAAGVELLHDRLRQAMERAMRAEQRVSDLPDDDDALRRTLVLAQRTADMAVKESQQQARETLVSAQTEARAMVAEAEERARRTTEEAERELREELVRLESARQQMHKDIILLERHVEEERSRMRAALSNAAAWVDHNLSAMAPPPPLSEVDVPAPPPQPSEPSEDGLNGDGGEPDSGVADEGPADDDRQADDDRQADDDRPTIVVGAGSPPGGAPPGGSPPGGAGPQERPPGPGTGVFDAEQWESTDEDNPTRIIRVQGAADEHTPTRVIRGQGPAGGRGQV; translated from the coding sequence ATGGATATTGAGGTCTCAGCGAGAACACTTCGAGAGGTTGAGTTCCGAGAGAAGCTACGGGGCTACAACCAGGACGATGTCGACGAGTTCCTCGAGCGGGCGGCGGCGGGGGTCGAGCTGCTGCACGACCGTCTCCGGCAGGCCATGGAGCGGGCCATGCGCGCCGAGCAACGCGTCTCCGACCTTCCCGACGACGACGATGCGCTCCGGCGCACGCTCGTGCTGGCCCAGCGGACAGCCGACATGGCCGTGAAGGAGTCGCAGCAACAGGCTCGAGAGACGCTCGTGAGCGCGCAGACCGAGGCGCGGGCCATGGTCGCCGAGGCGGAGGAGCGCGCCCGGCGCACCACCGAGGAGGCCGAGCGCGAGCTGCGTGAGGAGCTGGTCCGGCTCGAGAGCGCCCGCCAGCAGATGCACAAGGACATCATCCTGCTCGAGCGGCATGTCGAGGAGGAGCGGAGCCGGATGCGGGCTGCCCTCTCGAACGCCGCCGCCTGGGTGGATCACAACCTCTCGGCCATGGCGCCGCCGCCGCCGTTGAGCGAGGTGGACGTCCCCGCTCCGCCGCCACAGCCGAGTGAGCCGTCCGAGGACGGTCTCAACGGTGACGGTGGCGAGCCCGACTCGGGCGTGGCCGACGAGGGCCCCGCTGACGACGATCGCCAAGCTGACGACGATCGCCAAGCTGATGACGATCGCCCGACCATCGTGGTGGGGGCTGGCTCCCCTCCCGGTGGCGCCCCTCCGGGTGGCTCCCCTCCGGGTGGTGCCGGGCCGCAGGAGCGTCCGCCAGGGCCGGGAACCGGTGTATTCGACGCTGAGCAGTGGGAGAGCACCGACGAGGACAATCCGACCCGGATCATCCGGGTGCAGGGTGCCGCTGACGAGCACACACCGACGCGCGTTATCCGGGGCCAGGGCCCCGCAGGGGGTCGTGGGCAGGTCTAG
- a CDS encoding YggT family protein has product MTAKGIIAWVLQAYVIIIFARVILSWFPITPGTPLASAARVLYSLTEPVLGPIRRVLPPMRLGGMGLDLSPIIVLIGLQIVSRAVLA; this is encoded by the coding sequence GTGACCGCCAAAGGCATCATCGCCTGGGTCCTCCAGGCGTACGTCATCATCATCTTCGCTCGGGTCATCCTCAGCTGGTTCCCGATCACTCCGGGCACGCCCCTCGCATCCGCGGCGAGGGTCTTGTACAGCCTCACCGAGCCGGTGCTGGGTCCGATCCGCCGGGTCCTTCCCCCGATGCGTCTGGGCGGCATGGGTCTCGACCTCTCGCCGATCATCGTGCTGATCGGGCTGCAGATCGTGTCCCGCGCTGTCCTCGCCTGA